One window from the genome of Carassius carassius chromosome 15, fCarCar2.1, whole genome shotgun sequence encodes:
- the LOC132158317 gene encoding nectin-2-like isoform X1 encodes MKMSGLLSALILLIIQGALAQRVKVEPEVVSYPGQVVTLRCQFPNPGETQLTQVSWIFERTDMERTNIAVFHPSFGVNYPTTSPLTGRVSFISVPPSLDNPSIQIKDVKMTDEGRYICEYATYPSGNEQGVSSLVMLAKPMNTATTVIVTAGKTPVIVASCESSNGRPAATISWSTPLKGNVTTPSTTNNQNNTVSVQSSYMLAPQPSDNGKDISCVVTHRTMSQPEIFPMKLNVEYPPQVQIKGYDDNWYKGRTSAFLICQADGNPAPTTFTWKTLSGLMPETVQVQENRLAVQKVDDTINTTFICEVRNSLGSGRDQVAVFVREQPPPPSNTGVIAGVIFACILAVILLGVLIYFLVFHNRRQQHGYRGTGKPAGAPYDSFTRLFGSAKSGKNGAGNNGNNNTPIYRGEVGLNEKTANQGMHLGGVALLETTHTHTAEDILLSGEMDEVERKKFDELEEEDERYDHFGGGGPILQLRPHEVDLDDDMESQRDGSVISRTAVYV; translated from the exons GAGCGTTGGCTCAGCGCGTGAAGGTGGAGCCAGAAGTCGTGTCATATCCTGGTCAGGTAGTGACACTGCGATGCCAGTTTCCAAACCCAGGCGAAACCCAGCTCACTCAG GTGTCATGGATCTTTGAACGAACTGACATGGAGCGAACCAACATTGCAGTTTTCCATCCAAGCTTTGGGGTAAATTACCCAACAACATCCCCTCTAACAGGACGTGTCAGCTTTATATCAGTTCCACCCTCTTTGGACAACCCATCCATTCAGATCAAAGATGTGAAGATGACAGATGAGGGCCGATATATCTGTGAATATGCCACCTACCCATCTGGCAACGAACAGGGCGTCTCTTCTCTGGTCATGCTGG CTAAACCAATGAACACAGCTACAACTGTCATAGTTACTGCCGGCAAAACCCCAGTCATCGTGGCAAGCTGTGAATCATCCAATGGCCGTCCAGCAGCGACCATTTCTTGGTCCACACCACTTAAAGGAAACGTGACGACACCAAGCACAACGAATAATCAGAATAATACGGTCAGCGTCCAGAGTTCCTACATGCTGGCTCCGCAACCGTCGGATAATGGCAAAGACATCAGCTGCGTGGTGACACACCGTACCATGTCCCAACCCGAGATCTTCCCGATGAAACTTAATGTTGAAT aTCCTCCCCAGGTGCAGATCAAAGGGTATGATGATAACTGGTACAAGGGTCGGACAAGTGCATTTTTGATCTGTCAGGCAGATGGAAACCCCGCCCCGACCACCTTCACCTGGAAAAC TTTGTCTGGTCTGATGCCTGAAACGGTGCAGGTGCAGGAAAACCGTCTCGCTGTGCAGAAAGTGGATGACACCATCAACACCACCTTCATCTGTGAGGTCAGAAACAGTTTGGGATCCGGCAGAGATCAGGTCGCCGTCTTCGTGAGGG AACAACCACCTCCCCCCTCAAACACGGGGGTGATTGCAGGCGTGATCTTCGCGTGTATTCTGGCCGTCATACTGTTAGGTGTCCTCATCTACTTTCTGGTATTCCATAATCGCCGCCAACAGCATGGTTACCGTGGCACCGGCAAGCCAGCCGGTGCTCCCTACGACTCCTTCACCCGCCTCTTTGGATCTGCCAAATCAGGCAAAAATGGCGCTGGAAACAACGGAAACAACAACACACCCATTTACAGAGGAGAGGTGGGGCTTAATGAGAAAACTGCCAATCAGGGCATGCACCTGGGGGGCGTGGCTTTGCTCGagaccacacacactcacaccgcgGAGGATATCCTGCTTAGTGGAGAGATGGACGAGGTAGAAAGGAAAAAATTCGATGAATTGGAAGAAGAAGATGAGCGATATGATCATTTCGGTGGGGGCGGACCCATCCTACAGCTCCGCCCACATGAAGTTGACCTAGATGATGACATGGAGTCCCAGAGGGACGGCTCTGTGATTTCTCGGACTGCAGTCTATGTGTAA